The segment GGAATTACGTATATAGGGGTGTTTTTTCGGGGCTCTCATCGCGCCCGGGGGATGAAGAGGAAAAGCCAGTTTCCGAGAGGGGATGGCGTGCAAAGGGCGCGGATTGCGCCGCATCGGCCAATGGTTGCCTTAAGCCGACAAATGGTTACTATGGCGACATGCGTATTCCCTTCGGCTTATTTCCGGCCATGCTGGCCGCCCTGCTGCTGGTGTTGACCCCGGCCGCGACCGCCCGCGCCGACCTGCTGGGCAACAAGTTGACCCTGCGCGACGAGAACAAGATGGGCCGCGACTTCGACAAGATCATCCGGGCCCAGCAAAACATGGTGGGCGACACGTACATCACCGGCTACGTGAGCGAGGTGGTGGCAAGGGTGGTCACAGGCACACGGCCCATGCCGTTCCACGTCAAAAGCGCGGTCATCGCCAACCCGCTCATCAACGCCTTCGCCATTCCCGGCGGATACATCTACATCTTCACGGGATTGATCCAGTCCGTCGACACCGAGTCCCAACTGGCGGGCGTCATAGCCCACGAGTTGGCGCACGTTTCCCAGCGGCACGTGGTCAACCGCATTGAAAAGCAGAAGAAAATCGCCCTGCTCTCAACGGCCGGCATGTTGGCCGGACTGTTGCTGGGCGTTGCCGCCGGAGGGGACGCCGTCCAGGCGGGCCAGGCGATCGTGCTCGGCTCCCAGGGAGCGGCCACGGCGGCCATGCTTCATTATTCCCAAGAGGATGAGCGCGAGGCGGACCACGTGGGCCTGAACTCCCTGGTCAAGGCGGGATACAACCCCGAGGGAATGCCCCAGACCTTCCAGATCATGCTCAAGAACAAGTGGTACGACAACAGCGCGGCCATGCCGAGCTACCTGTCCACCCACCCCGGGACTGAGGAGCGCATCACCTACCTGCACGACCGCATCGCGCGAATGCCCAAGGAATTCCTCGACCGCAGGGACGACAATACCCGGCTGAAGCGTGTCCAGGTCCTGATCCGGTCGCGCATGTCCCCGGCAAACACGGCCCTCGCGTACTGGGACGACAAGAAGGAAAGCGACTACACGCCCATGGACTACGTTGGCCGGGGCATCACGCTGGAGCGGCTCAAGAAGATCGACGAGGCCGAAAAGGCCTTCACGACGGCCCTTTCCCTGGCCAAGGACGACCCCCTGGTGGTCCGTGAAGCAGGCATCTTCTTCTTCAAGACCGGACACCCCGACCGCGCCGTCGGCCTGCTGCAAAAGGCGGCCATCCTGGACAAGGACGACGCCATGGCCCTGTTCTACCTGGCCCGCCTCCAGGCCGAAGCCAAGCAATTCGGCCAGGCCGAGAAGAACATGCGCAAGGTCAACGAACTGGTGCCCGAAGACTGGGAAGTCCATCACCACCTGGGCATGATCCTCGGCGAGTCCGGGGACGCCTTCGGCGGGAACCTGCATCTGGCCTACGCCGCCGTCTATTCCATGAACCTCAAGCGGGCCAAGGAATTCATGAATCGAGCCGATTCGCTGGCGCAGACCCAGGAACAGAAGGACCGCGTCAAGGAGCTGGACGACGCCATCAAGGTCCGCACCGAGCTGGGCAAATAAGCGGCCCTTGTGCCCCGTGGGGTTTTGGCGTAGGTTGCACTTTTTTTACACAGGAACGCCCATAACATGATCGTCGCAAGGACCATTCAGGATATCCGGGACGTCATCGCCGGGTCATGCGTGACCATCGGCAATTTCGACGGAGTCCACAAAGGCCACCAAAAGCTCATCGCGTTGACCTGCGAGCGCGCCAAGGCCCGTGATCTTACCAGTGTCGTAGTTACTTTCGACCCGCATCCGCTGCGGGTGCTTCGCAATGACCGCACGCCGCCCTTCATCACTCTGACCGAGCAGAAGCTGGAGCTCATTTCCCAGTACGGGCCGCAGGTCTGCCTGCTGCTCGAATTCACCATGGACATGGCTCGCCTGTCCCCCGAGGAGTTCGTCAAGACCTACCTGGTGGACGGGCTGAACGTACGGGACATGATTATCGGCTACGACTACCATCTGGGCAAGGGCCGGGCCGGAAACTTCGAGACCCTTTGCGGCCTCGGCGACAAATACGGATTCACCGTGGACAGACTCGACCCCGTGACCATCGACAACGCCATAGTCTCCTCCACCCGCATCCGCGACCTGGTCCAGGCGGGCCACGTCTGGGCCGTGCGTCCCCTGCTCGGCCGATTCTACCAGGTCAAGGGTGAAGTGGTGCACGGCATGAACCGGGGCGGCAAACTCCTCGGCTTCCCCACGGCCAACCTCAAGCTGGTGGACGAGCTCTTCCCCAAGCT is part of the Desulfovibrio sp. Fe33 genome and harbors:
- a CDS encoding bifunctional riboflavin kinase/FAD synthetase produces the protein MIVARTIQDIRDVIAGSCVTIGNFDGVHKGHQKLIALTCERAKARDLTSVVVTFDPHPLRVLRNDRTPPFITLTEQKLELISQYGPQVCLLLEFTMDMARLSPEEFVKTYLVDGLNVRDMIIGYDYHLGKGRAGNFETLCGLGDKYGFTVDRLDPVTIDNAIVSSTRIRDLVQAGHVWAVRPLLGRFYQVKGEVVHGMNRGGKLLGFPTANLKLVDELFPKLGVYAIWAEVNGAVYEGVANIGRNPTFGNDAISVEAHLLDFSGDIYGTDIRVHFVQRIRDEKKFGSLEELKDRIAKDTELGRQILAQPEAAIKLTHPVFGRGPEVR
- a CDS encoding beta-barrel assembly-enhancing protease; this encodes MRIPFGLFPAMLAALLLVLTPAATARADLLGNKLTLRDENKMGRDFDKIIRAQQNMVGDTYITGYVSEVVARVVTGTRPMPFHVKSAVIANPLINAFAIPGGYIYIFTGLIQSVDTESQLAGVIAHELAHVSQRHVVNRIEKQKKIALLSTAGMLAGLLLGVAAGGDAVQAGQAIVLGSQGAATAAMLHYSQEDEREADHVGLNSLVKAGYNPEGMPQTFQIMLKNKWYDNSAAMPSYLSTHPGTEERITYLHDRIARMPKEFLDRRDDNTRLKRVQVLIRSRMSPANTALAYWDDKKESDYTPMDYVGRGITLERLKKIDEAEKAFTTALSLAKDDPLVVREAGIFFFKTGHPDRAVGLLQKAAILDKDDAMALFYLARLQAEAKQFGQAEKNMRKVNELVPEDWEVHHHLGMILGESGDAFGGNLHLAYAAVYSMNLKRAKEFMNRADSLAQTQEQKDRVKELDDAIKVRTELGK